From Candidatus Desulfatibia profunda, one genomic window encodes:
- a CDS encoding tetratricopeptide repeat protein: MLPYEEAVEKYKEAVRFDPGFVNAWYGRCFALMVLGSKAKAAEEFKSGLLS, from the coding sequence ATGCTGCCGTATGAAGAAGCTGTTGAGAAATACAAGGAGGCTGTCAGGTTTGATCCAGGTTTCGTAAATGCATGGTACGGCCGGTGCTTTGCATTGATGGTTCTGGGAAGCAAGGCAAAGGCGGCCGAGGAATTCAAAAGTGGGTTATTGTCATGA